One window from the genome of Pelecanus crispus isolate bPelCri1 chromosome 13, bPelCri1.pri, whole genome shotgun sequence encodes:
- the LOC104032076 gene encoding G-protein coupled receptor 83, giving the protein MPRLLLQSYRSQMVGFLEEFDHYSSLAKLLSIYQATNRTTFNWTDSRIVEWEKFAELAKYEPESQKPVVKALLIVAYSVIIIMSLFGNMLVCHVVLKNKRMHSATSLFIVNLAVSDIMITLLNTPFTLVRFVHSTWIFGKAMCHISRFVQYCSLHVSTLTLTAIALDRHQVILNPLKQRMSLTKGVLSISVIWLMATCFSLPHAIYQKLFQYNYREATVRSLCLPDFPEPAELVWKYLDLSTFLLLYLLPLLIITVTYTRLAKKLWLRNAIGDVTTQQYITHHKNKKKSIKMLMLVVVVFAVCWFPLNCYVVLISSLGIKAKNSLYFALHWFAMSSTCYNPFIYCWLNESFRSELKSLLCMCQKVPETQDNALPPVVTSCREAWMEQARCRKGPASQTICSTANIQTADTDL; this is encoded by the exons ATGCCTCGCTTGCTGCTTCAGTCTTACAGGTCACAGATGGTGGGGTTTCTTGAAGAGTTTGACCACTACTCTTCCTTGGCCAAACTCTTGTCAATCTACCAAGCAACCAACAGGACCACCTTCAACTGGACAGACAGCCGCATTGTTGAGTGGGAGAAATTTGCTGAGCTGGCTAAATACGAGCCAGAATCCCAGAAACCAGTAGTGAAAGCTCTTCTAATCGTGGCGTACTCGGTCATTATCATCATGTCTCTCTTTGGGAACATGCTGGTGTGCCACGTGGTGCTGAAGAACAAGAGGATGCACTCAGCCACCAGCCTTTTCATCGTCAACCTGGCAGTGTCTGACATTATGATCACGCTGCTCAACACGCCGTTTACCCTG GTTCGGTTTGTGCACAGCACATGGATCTTTGGAAAGGCCATGTGCCACATCAGCCGCTTCGTGCAGTACTGCTCCCTCCACGTCTCCACGCTGACCCTGACGGCCATCGCCCTGGACAGGCACCAG GTCATCCTGAACCCGCTGAAGCAGAGGATGTCACTAACGAAGGGAGTGCTGAGCATCTCTGTTATCTGGCTGATGGCAACCTGtttctccctgccccatgccaTCTATCAAAAGCTTTTCCAGTATAACTACAG gGAAGCCACTGTCCGGAGTTTGTGCCTTCCCGATTTTCCTGAGCCCGCAGAGCTGGTCTGGAAGTATCTGGACCTGTCtacctttctccttctttaCCTCCTGCCTCTGCTAATCATCACTGTCACCTACACGCGCCTGGCCAAGAAGCTGTGGCTCCGCAACGCCATTGGAGACGTCACCACGCAGCAGTATATCACTCACCACAAGAACAAGAAGAAGAGCATCAAGATGCTgatgctggtggtggtggtcttTGCTGTCTGCTGGTTCCCTCTCAACTGCTACGTGGTGCTCATCTCCAGTCTAGGTATCAAGGCAAAGAACTCCCTCTATTTCGCCCTGCACTGGTTCGCCATGAGCAGCACCTGCTACAACCCTTTCATCTACTGCTGGTTGAACGAGAGCTTCCGCTCGGAGCTCAAGTCCCTGCTCTGCATGTGCCAGAAGGTGCCTGAGACGCAGGACAACGCGCTGCCGCCTGTGGTCACGTCCTGCCGCGAGGCGTGGATGGAGCAGGCCAGGTGCAGGAAGGGACCTGCCTCGCAGACCATTTGCTCCACCGCAAACATCCAGACGGCCGACACAGACCTGTGA